The genomic DNA tgccaacaaattgacctgctcccaatggtgtggcttcatagctcaaacGGTAGAGCATTGCACGCCATCCGCgccagaggtcatgggtttgaatcccgttgaagctgcCTCAATTTTTCTGGTATCTAtaaaagtgacaattgcttaaattgtccacttgagtgcgaggatcacttctatttTTCGCAAGATGATttttttcgttgattcattcatcacgggaacatttgaatgaccagctcccaacatcagtggcttcatagctcagtaaATTGGTTaaagcattgcactggcatcgtgAGGTCACgtgttcaaaccccattgaggtcctgaatttttcaggcttgtctacgcaattgctaaaattgcgttcataactgcgaggatcatagcttcacttgcatAAAACATTCTGAAAGGGAAAACTGTCTTGTTACCTAAAGATAGGCAATGCATATGGCAAGGAACCATTCACGGAAACCATCTTTTTACACCTGAGGTGCTACATGCGTGCTAGAACTCCACATAGACAAGAGAAATTGCAATTATGTGGGATTACCGttgcttctgttttttttttaatgcagtgtattagagaaaataattttcatatctGGAATTGACAAAAGCATTTGGTACCTGTCTTTCAACTTCTTTGCCCTCTGCTCCTCGAATGCTCATTTGTAATTCTTCACGACTCAAAAACATCTCTTTCTATAGTTGAACAATATTACATACCTTCATATTACCATAAACAAATCAAGCCAGATACAACAAAGAACAGCACTTTTACCACTATATGAGCATTGGTTTCCCAAATGAAGTTTTAAAGTCCACctaaacccaaatattttttgttcctaataattataaatctccccatccaaagcaaacatatacATGTCAGCATTGTTACCCAGACTTTCGCattttctgtgccgtgcaagccacgtaaactaGGAGGAACTAGCCGTAATTTGAACCATGACCCTGATGTGAGAgccatgggtctattctcgattttacgtcacaagctcctttgcattcctgttttcaaagaaattttgcattgcaacgcagtttgtgacgtaaaatcgagaatagacccatgcctctagcataacggtcgtgggtccaaattactgccagttttgataactttgcacATCTCGCCCGGTAGATAAAAAGCgaattttgaggtaagaatcgtcaaacatgtttgctttccGTGGAGAGATCAATATTAGAGACTAAAAATATTTGGGTTGAGGTGCACTTTAAAGAGGACGTGATAGTCTAGAGTGGGTTGGTTGCCCACTTTCTATCCAAAATATACCAATTTACCTATGGGAAATCAGGAATTTTTAACCCTTTTTTCATCTCATCGATAATTCTGCTCTGATGGAAGATAAGATAAAATTACTGATAATATATGATAAAGGAATGCAAAGTATGCCATTGCGTAATAACGCCAGGAATTCTTCGTGGGGACAACATACAATGTCATGACTCATCCATAAATAACTCTTGCAAAGAGCAGCCTTTTTTTTCTTGGGAGAAAGAGTTCCAACCCTGATACATACAAAATTGATCAGAAAAATTAACAGGCCGCGTATTCTTGTTTGATTTAGGATTTAAGGGGACATGTCACCTTGTTAAAAATAGATGATTGGCCCTGCCTTGTACTTACTTGTCTGCAAATGGAGGTCACACTTGCCGCTGATAGGAGAGTGCTTTTGTACGATCGGTCTAACGAGTCTGCAAAGCATGAAAAACTTACAGTGTCTAGTCTTATTTTTTTACATCTATGCATGACGTAAATTTGTGTGTGTTTTTACTGTTGCAAAGCACACCGGAAAATGAATACCACTATTTTTCACAGCAAAGCTTTAAAACTTACCTCTTGATGATCGACGTATTGAATGATGTATTAATTTAACTATTCAAGTATACAAGTGAGCTGTACAAAAGTGGCATTACCTGTACCAGCAGAATCATCAGATAATTTCCCAGGGGATCGTTTAGAAGTTCCATTATACTCTGGAGGAGGCAGATAAGAAGGTGGACCAGTAGCAAATCTTGAAAGAGTCATATCCCCACGGCTTTCTGTGTCAGTGAACACGCTATCCTCATACTCTGACTCAATTTTAGTGTCCACCTTCATCAAGAATGGCCTGCGATGCACAAATATGGGTTCTACGCTGTCCTGGTCATATGCAGCAGATACCTGATCAGGCAATCTGTAGGAAGCATCATAGTCTAACTTTTTTGTTGGCCTGTTAAACTCCTGGGGTCTCTGAGTCCTAAGCCGAGGGCTCTCCCACCCATGAGGAGGATTATGTTCCTCATTTGTGGACAATAACATCGGCTGTAATGGTGTTTCAACAAATGTAGTTTTGACCTTCACAAGTTTGCCCTCTATGGGTTTGGCATTACGAAAACCTTGAGGTGGTGAAATTAAAGGGGAATGGCCAAAGCCATTTAGGGTTTTGGGATATTTGGCTGTTTCAGCCTGAAGCTCAGGAATCAATTCAACCTGAGGAAAGTCTTCATTTTGACCAAACTGCAGCTGTGTATTTCCAGGTTCTGGTTCTGGAATCATTTCTTTATGAAAGTCTTCCAGAGTATCATCTTCGTACCAAAAGGCATTATTACCATTCTGAGTAGGCCCTGTAAAGAAGTGGCTTTGATCAGATCTTTGTTTCTCAtcatatttttttattactCCATTCATGTTACCCTTGTTAACTTGAAAGGTTGCAGTCGAAATGAAATGCTTTTTGCTGTCAGGATTTGGTGAGCTGTGGAATGGCGAAGCCTCTCCACCAATCTCTTTGCTGCCCCCTTTACACAATTCAAAGTCTGATGAAGTGTTTTCGCCACTGAAACTCCTTCTACCTCTTGTCGGCTTCCTGTGATCATAGTTTGAAGTCTCATCCAGGTTACCTGCTTTAGATTGTTCGACCTGCAACGCACTGAAGCTTTGTGAAGTTTGTTCAACCACACGTTTTTTGTCTTGAAGAATTCTTGATGAGTCTACCATGTCTGTGGATGGTTCCTTGCTTCTCTGAAGGTATATCATTTTAGGTCGCACAACTCTTATAGGCTCAGCTGGTCTGTTAGGAGGGCTTGAGTTAGAAACAGAAGATGGGGGATCAACATAACCAATACTGCCTTGCACAACTCTTacatcttttctttttccttcaggACTTGTTTGAGATAGGACTGTTGACCGAAAATGCTTATTATTTGGATCAGGTGTATCCTTGTAGAGGACATTGTTGTCTACTCCAACATTGGAAACTGTGATTCGTGAATTTGGCTGATCTGTGAACTCGATGTTATCACCTTTCATTGAGTCATCAATTGATGTGAAGCTCGCAGCTGAGAGATCCTTGCCAAATCCATTTATTTCAGAATACCTTGCAAAATAAATGCCAGTTATGCTCAATTGTTCCAAGGCAAGGCGAACATCATTTCTTCCAAGAGAGGTGTGAATGTAGTTGCGTGTGCACAAAGGAGCCAAGACATAAATCAAAAGATCACTCTTGCCAAATGACACCCCCATGTAGATGAGAGTTTCAAAATCTGGGTCTCCAGGGGTTATCTCCGGAATTCTAAAAAGGCTTTTGGTCCCTTGCAAAATGCGTCTTTTGTTTCCCACAAACCATGCAAAATCATTATTGATCCTTATCCATAAAGGGAAATACCcacattctaaaaaaaaaaaaagcatcacaTTAGAATTCATTTACGAGTAACATTCACTGACATCATTAAGTTATTGAAAGGACACGTACTAATGGCTATGATAATTAATGATTTTGATCAAAATATACGTCTGTCCCTGATGCAAAATTGATAAAACGAAAGTGGCAAAAACAGTTTAGACATTTAAAATAGAGCCTTCCTCAATTTTACTAACGCTAATTTTATTTAATGGATAACCCCTCATGGCCAAAAGGGTTGACAACATCTTGATCCACTCATAAATTATGTACCGTTTAATTAACCCCTACCCTTCAAAGAGAGGaattttactctaacaccaAGACTTTACTCATCCCTAAGAAACCTGTTAAGGATGAAAGGATTCAAGAAATCCTTCTGTTGAAGTTGAATTGCCAACTGACCCCTACCCCCCCTTTGTCTCAAAAGTGTAAATGCTCCAAGGCTAATTCGGGTGgaacatttaaaacaataaatctaatgattattattgatatatacatgtacctagcctttcactcaacaaaatgcgcactgtgattggttgattctttgtcAAATGGCCCTATCAAAATTCACATGTATCCCAAccaggatacaattccgcagttgttccCCGCTCCAGATTTTTGCTAcgattgttgcaggaaaagtctaaatatataataataataatataataataataataataataacgtctTTATTAAAGGCATCCCATAAAATTACATATCTGATGTTacagtaaaaaattacaatgattaagatgaataaaaaaagattaaattgaTTAAAATTTCATATGGGGTATTTACACAGCTAgattatatttaaaaattaatctaTTAAAAAAGCTATCTTTAAAACGTTCAGTGTTAATGCAGGGCCTGACGATGGAGTTCCTTCGAAGGTTTACAGTATGGTCTTTGTACCTTTGTACCGTATAACAGTAAGATCGGAAACACTTGCAgcacaaagcacttaatgtctggtcccttaTGAAACTAGTTAGTTCTggtttccctcgagtcctgatgtccCCTCgcgaccatacattaagtgtatatatTTTAAGTAAGAAACAAATAAAAGTGAATTGGAAGTccaaataggccactttcaaaaataccactATACTCTGTTTgtccccaaaattttgcataagcattgtttccagtttctattGGGACTTAATGGTCCTttgaggaaacaaaaacaatgctttctGTTTGATTGGGTCTCCGTTTAACCAATAAAATTAATTCTCGACATAGGGGCCCTGTTTTCCCGCTAATTTCCCGTTCAAAATTTACAATGGCAgcagacttttttttttgtattctaaAGGAGATGCTAGGCTACAGGGGGTGGGTGTATGCATGTTCTTTTGAGGGGGTAGGGGAAGGGGGAGTGCTGGTAGGAACTGTAAAAATATCCAAATTTTAGATACCCAGAGGTTAGCATCTCTGGTATgatggcattttttttaaagtggcaTTCACACGAGAAAACAAAGGGCTCTGGAGATgtagaaaattcaaattttttcatTGGTTATCTTGAGAATAATAAAATCTTGAACCAGAAGTGGCACAGCCAGTCAGTAACATGATATTACTTAAATTGCTTCTCCCAGTTCAACCCAAAAGGACACATTCTCTAAGTTGACGCCACTTAAAGCTTCACATGGAGGCTCTTCGAATGTAACGCTTTTGAGTGCCGCCATGTTTAGTACTATTGACAACTTATATAGGAACTCCGGAAGTCCTAGAATCTGGGACTGTAAATCCTACATTTTCTCACGTGAAGACCCCTgctggctaagagaaacgatgggatctggggATGAGAATGATTTCAAGCAAGATGTCCAAGATTTGCTCCCAGGCTCTTTAATTCGATCAGTCCTCGCAGGACTCTGAGGTATAAACTTCATATAAAACTGTAGTGTTTTTGTATAATTATGCAGTATTACAATGTAGGTTATCTGTTAAAAAACAGATTGCATTACACTTAAAAATTGCCACTTATTGTTTAATTCCAAAGACAAGTAACTTTAGGGATAGCAGTCTCAGTAAGTTTAAGGATAAGGGATAAGTGACCCCCAAAGTTTTAGGGATGACTAAAaccctaacagggcctcatcAATTAGCTTTTGGAAAAACCAAACAGACTAATTTTATATTGCCTCTGGTTATATATTGAAACAAAGCAATCTTCATCAGAAAATAGTTTCAAAAGTTAAAGCAAACTTCcataattatactaaaaattCTTTAGTTTCCCCATAGTGAAATAAGTAGCCTCAACGGGTCAGTGAACACGTCATCTAAGGAAACCGCCTGAAACGACCCACCAAAACATCAGGGTCGTGCACTGATTTAATTTAATGCGTAAGTGGAATAATTACATTTACTGTCGTAAGTATTTAGAGGGTCAagcgaaaaaaattattttcttgtcaCGTAATAACCCTTGAAAGATACAGAAATcaagaattgaaattttattttatgaaaCAACGCCTTCATATCTAATGAATACATAGTAGGAATATTTGATTACGTACCTCTCAAAACACGCGTTTCTACTGGATTATTTGCCACGTTCCATTCGTTCAAAATCTCCAGAAGATCGTAACAGTTTATCTTCTTCAAAAGCCGCTCTAAAACTCGCAAGTTATCCTTTCCATAATACAGATTGAGAACAGCAATTAAGGCTTCACCATCAGTGACAGTTTTCAATGTGTCTCTTCGAATAGCATAACGAAGACATTCCACAATGCGATCGACCTCTTTGGACCGCAAATTTCGAGCCAAAAAGTCTTTGACTTCTTGAAGAGGGTCAAAAACCAACGCTGAAAGTCTCTGTCTCTCGTAATGCAGTCCCTCCATGCTAATTTGAGCACCTTCTGCTGTCATAGTAATAGCTAGCTGGTCGGTATTTCAGCTTAAAACCAGAAACTTGGAAACTAAATCGCCGACAATGAAGGAAAAAGGTAAACTAAAACAAACTTGCTATTGCATTATCAAGCCGCTTCGATTGATGGCAAACTATTGTTTTGGGATCCCTAAATGTAGCTTCATCAAATCCTGTTTCTCAAACAATTTGTATTGGCCGTTTACAAGTTTTCGAATGCCGGTTATCTTTCAAAATCCCTTAAGCTTGTCATGTTACCGTGACTTTAAATAAAACAGACCTTTGAAATTCCTTGATGATTGAACTTTTCAAAACACCGCCCTGAAGGCGCCGAGTTTGATCGTAACCTTCACGTGCGTGCAGAATGGTATCTTTGTGGTTTTTGCTTCATGCAATATATAGCCAGCATTGTTTTAAATCCCCTGTGTCCAACACTGTTTttaactgtttttgttttgcttcttaCTACACCATTAACTTTCTCAGGCGTAAAAGAAATCAACAATACCACCCACAGACGATTCAACAACACAACGAATCCAACGACCGCAGACTATAGCCGATGAATGTCCCGTTTATACTCGCAATGGTAGACACGTACTATTTGACACTTGTTGAAAGAATTGGCTCTTATTAACACAAGAGGGCAGCCCCGCAACAAATCCGTTTAAATAGCTTTCCCTGACTGACGTCCACGCCTTTCGTTACTGCCTCTTTGGAACACAATTTTTCGCACATTCCAAAAAATGTAATTCTTCTTTTTTGGCGTCTAAAATTTCACGCCAAATGGCAAAGGCATCATTGGCGTGATTTTAGATCTCGTTATGAGTAGACACTGGATACTAGTATTCAGTCCCAACGGTGTGAAGTCTATGTGTCGCCTGACCGTTTTTGTCTTGACTACGTTCGCCAGGTGGTTTTCTTTTAGGTGATTTCACTTAACACCGTCGAAATTTAGACTGTGTTATGTAGCGATGTCACTCATATTTCGATGGTACCCGTTCTTCAAAGATGAGCAAGTAAAGACTTGTTATCGATGTAAAAGATCATAGAATCGACAGCTGAGAGAGGAATTTAACGAATTAGTCGCCATGGCTGATTTAGAAAGCCTAAGCGATGGTGAAGACGGACGTGGATTAGTGTCGCTTAGAGAGCTAACAAGGATAAATTTCCGATCTCTCATAGGTCATACCGATGAGGTGCGTATTGCGGAGTCCATTTCAAAAACCGATCGCTGATCTCCAATTTTTTTGTACATCTTTTATTCTTAGCTATTAGTAACATTTAACTTTTTAACGAGACTCACGAGATTTGTTTAGTGAGTGCTTGcttgcttacttacttacttacttacttacttacttacttacttacttacttacttacttacttacttacttacttacttacttatttatattttaatcCTCGCTGTCTTGCAATCATACAGGGTGCTAAACGAATGTcaattaaaattacatttaacagGATGTCGTACAGTATACTTAGAAACTTACAACTAGGTCCAATTTTGAAATTAATGTACacacattataatgcaaaaataaatataatgtaaaaaaaaagttagttagGTTGGCAAAAGGTTCTAATGATAGGCAAGGCATATACTTGGAAGGCTTCAGGACTGGTAGCAGTGACGACTGCAGTAGGCAGACTGTTCCATAAAGGAATTGTGCAAGGGAAAAAGGAGTACTTGTAGGCATTGGTGTTGGTGGCTTTGTTTCGGAACTTATGACTTCTGAGGGGGTTCCCCGATGAAAAGTAAAATgctctggcattagacagagtaaatacTCTGGGgtgagacagagtaaaatagtaGGTCTGGCCGGTTTTGGCCACTTCAGGCGTCAAAGGGTCATAGAAAATTGTTGGCTACTAATCATCTGGAATCTTAACTCTTCTAAATCTTTTTTTGTATAGGTTAATACTTGTGCCTTttcttctgattggtccaaaattGTCACAGGTGGTGATGATATGTTGGTCAAATTGTGGGATACCaagactggaaaagtattgtTTAGTTTAGATTATCACAAGGGTAAGTGCTGGAGGGtataaactgcaggttgcagtttagagttgcaggtcactgtttcaccatagctgaaacaacccaaaactttacAATTGCTAACAATTGCAATTGctaaggtttgggttgtttcagttatagtaaaacaatgacctgcaacctgcactttacatcCTCCAAGTAAGTGCTTGGTGTGTACTTTACAGAGATGTCTGCATACATGATCAATAAGGATGCATACAACCCCCACTCTCTCTCCTTCATACATATGACAGGCACCCAACTTATATGTGAAAGCAAGGCAGCTCAGCCACTTCATCCAATGCATTGTATTAGAATGTTtgtattcaacattttcgacTGAGTCACCTTTATCCTGAGAAACAACAATTCAGCttgcatttttttatttttttaattataaaaaataaaaataaaaataaataaataaaataataataaaaaacaaaaaataacaattcAGCTTGCATACCATCACAAAAAGCACAATACACATTGTATCTGTCACTTGTAAACCCAGCTAACATGGTGTGTATTTATAATGCAATGCTCAGTTGCACACGCAATCACTAGTATCGGGTAGAATCATGTGTGTTATGCTAAATTAGTGTCAAaattagactgcgagcagtctctcttttgctcttgAATCGTTGAGACGAATGCAAAAGTTGAACTTTTAATGGCTGAAACTGTGGGTCGCAAATACCACAGGCGTTGGTTAGAGCGAAAAGAGAGACTGCAATGGTTTCATATTGCATTTTGTTACCCCGGTGCTCTGGTGGCGGAGTGTTCTCACTGGTCGAACCCAGGAGAGGCATTGACGTCAACTTTGATAAATGTCAATCTCAGAGTTcatgctactccttgaagtcgttcaaaagccctggaatttaatgttggacttcaagggcttttcaaagcccttgaagaaaaggattttgtagaaaactgcttgaaaactccttgaattttttcttgggtgaaaattgttggaattgcatcatgctaagttaaagggacatttcaaaatttgagcccaaaattgactatcagggaaaaattaaaaccaaaaattaaaatgcctgtgcgtgcacttaacttgcaggatgtggtaaggaatatcaaggtaggatttttcagcaaagaaaacactgaaacactatgtatggcatAGCAATCTTCTCATAAAGACTCCTGGAAAACTCAATtcctggttcttgaaaactccttgaatactcctggaattttataggCAAAATGGAGCACGAACCCTGCAATCAACTCTATTTAAATTTGCGGTAATTTGGAGGCCGTTTACGATgagcatttaaaacaagaacaggaGCCACATTCGCTCTTCTTGAAAAGCAAGATGTTTTGGCCAATCTGTCCTCCTCAGTTATTAACCAAAGTTTGTGAAAACTATTATTGACGCTGTTGTGCTAACCGTGATGATTATTATGTCGTACCGCAAGGATGCTCCAGCAATGCGAATGCGATTATCTCTAAATCATAAAAATAGTATAAACTGATTTACAAGTACTATTTTCCGATTTTATATCACTAAGATTTTTACCTATTTTACGAGTAACGCATCCGATTCTACCTATTTTACGACTGAAGTGTTCGATTTGCTTTAGATTTTCATTCTCCAA from Montipora capricornis isolate CH-2021 chromosome 2, ASM3666992v2, whole genome shotgun sequence includes the following:
- the LOC138022613 gene encoding uncharacterized protein, which codes for MTAEGAQISMEGLHYERQRLSALVFDPLQEVKDFLARNLRSKEVDRIVECLRYAIRRDTLKTVTDGEALIAVLNLYYGKDNLRVLERLLKKINCYDLLEILNEWNVANNPVETRVLRECGYFPLWIRINNDFAWFVGNKRRILQGTKSLFRIPEITPGDPDFETLIYMGVSFGKSDLLIYVLAPLCTRNYIHTSLGRNDVRLALEQLSITGIYFARYSEINGFGKDLSAASFTSIDDSMKGDNIEFTDQPNSRITVSNVGVDNNVLYKDTPDPNNKHFRSTVLSQTSPEGKRKDVRVVQGSIGYVDPPSSVSNSSPPNRPAEPIRVVRPKMIYLQRSKEPSTDMVDSSRILQDKKRVVEQTSQSFSALQVEQSKAGNLDETSNYDHRKPTRGRRSFSGENTSSDFELCKGGSKEIGGEASPFHSSPNPDSKKHFISTATFQVNKGNMNGVIKKYDEKQRSDQSHFFTGPTQNGNNAFWYEDDTLEDFHKEMIPEPEPGNTQLQFGQNEDFPQVELIPELQAETAKYPKTLNGFGHSPLISPPQGFRNAKPIEGKLVKVKTTFVETPLQPMLLSTNEEHNPPHGWESPRLRTQRPQEFNRPTKKLDYDASYRLPDQVSAAYDQDSVEPIFVHRRPFLMKVDTKIESEYEDSVFTDTESRGDMTLSRFATGPPSYLPPPEYNGTSKRSPGKLSDDSAGTDSLDRSYKSTLLSAASVTSICRQKEMFLSREELQMSIRGAEGKEVERQTELCKELMIAAKAGDKEEVERTVDEGVDVDYQNEFGQSALMVASWEGHLGIVEILLNADADPDLQDGFGKSALHEAALGGHHTIVHRLISGGAKIDLTDEEQRTPLHYAAMRGKRRIVEVLLLFGANVSLLTKFAESAVELAYSYHHDDIVDLLMASRDKKIRKEMESQIRKQRLRLLSSTTSLPNLSKVSSMKDLSRSRSRPDLRKKKSVCPIQ